One genomic window of Cricetulus griseus strain 17A/GY chromosome 3, alternate assembly CriGri-PICRH-1.0, whole genome shotgun sequence includes the following:
- the Gatd1 gene encoding glutamine amidotransferase-like class 1 domain-containing protein 1 isoform X4, with amino-acid sequence MASERLPNRPACLLVASGASEGVSAQSFFHCFTLASAAFNLQVATPGGKAMDFVDVTENNARWVQDFRLKAYASPAKLESIDGARYHALLIPSCPGALTDLASSGSLARILQHFRSESKPICAIGHGVAALCCATNEDRSWVFQGYSLTGPSVYELIRAPDFACLPLVVEDFVKDSGAGFSVSRMLCMWCWTATWSLARIQTLLFLLSRTCSSSVAAGSNLDAVPDPGGLETTAELTVASSVGPYLTGLSSLHLDFVESWRLPGVKTCRVSVLM; translated from the exons ATGGCGTCGGAGCGGCTGCCCAACAGGCCTGCCTGTCTCCTGGTGGCCAGCGGCGCTTCCGAAG GTGTGTCAGCCCAGTCCTTCTTCCACTGCTTCACACTGGCCAGTGCTGCCTTCAACCTACAGGTGGCCACCCCTGGG GGAAAGGCCATGGACTTTGTGGACGTGACTGAGAACAATGCACGTTGGGTACAAGACTTCCGCCTCAAGGCTTATGCCAGCCCTGCTAAGCTTGAGTCCATAGATG GTGCCCGGTACCATGCTCTCCTGATTCCCAGCTGTCCTGGTGCCCTGACTGACCTTGCCAGCAGTGGGTCCCTGGCTCGGATACTGCAGCACTTCCGCTCAGAGAGCA AACCCATTTGTGCCATTGGCCATGGTGTTGCTGCCCTGTGCTGTGCTACCAATGAAGACAGGTCCTGGGTGTTCCAAGGCTACAGTCTGACAGGG CCTTCTGTGTACGAGCTCATCAGGGCACCTGACTTTGCCTGCCTGCCGCTGGTTGTTGAGGACTTTGTGAAGGACTCTGGTGCTGGCTTCAGTG TGAGCCGGATGCTGTGCATGTGGTGCTGGACCGCCACCTGGTCACTGGCCAGAATACAAACTCTACTGTTCCTGCTGTCCAGAACCTGCTCTTCCTCTGTGGCAGCCG GAAGTAACTTGGATGCTGTCCCTGATCCTGGTGGCCTAGAGACAACAGCTGAACTCACTGTGGCTTCTTCTGTTGGCCCTTACTTGACAGGGCTCTCAAGCCTCCATCTGGACTTTGTGGAATCCTGGAGGCTTCCAGGAGTTAAGACTTGTAGAGTATCAGTTCTAATGTAG
- the Gatd1 gene encoding glutamine amidotransferase-like class 1 domain-containing protein 1 isoform X1, with protein sequence MDFVDVTENNARWVQDFRLKAYASPAKLESIDGARYHALLIPSCPGALTDLASSGSLARILQHFRSESKPICAIGHGVAALCCATNEDRSWVFQGYSLTGPSVYELIRAPDFACLPLVVEDFVKDSGAGFSVSRMLCMWCWTATWSLARIQTLLFLLSRTCSSSVAAGSNLDAVPDPGGLETTAELTVASSVGPYLTGLSSLHLDFVESWRLPGVKTCRVSVLM encoded by the exons ATGGACTTTGTGGACGTGACTGAGAACAATGCACGTTGGGTACAAGACTTCCGCCTCAAGGCTTATGCCAGCCCTGCTAAGCTTGAGTCCATAGATG GTGCCCGGTACCATGCTCTCCTGATTCCCAGCTGTCCTGGTGCCCTGACTGACCTTGCCAGCAGTGGGTCCCTGGCTCGGATACTGCAGCACTTCCGCTCAGAGAGCA AACCCATTTGTGCCATTGGCCATGGTGTTGCTGCCCTGTGCTGTGCTACCAATGAAGACAGGTCCTGGGTGTTCCAAGGCTACAGTCTGACAGGG CCTTCTGTGTACGAGCTCATCAGGGCACCTGACTTTGCCTGCCTGCCGCTGGTTGTTGAGGACTTTGTGAAGGACTCTGGTGCTGGCTTCAGTG TGAGCCGGATGCTGTGCATGTGGTGCTGGACCGCCACCTGGTCACTGGCCAGAATACAAACTCTACTGTTCCTGCTGTCCAGAACCTGCTCTTCCTCTGTGGCAGCCG GAAGTAACTTGGATGCTGTCCCTGATCCTGGTGGCCTAGAGACAACAGCTGAACTCACTGTGGCTTCTTCTGTTGGCCCTTACTTGACAGGGCTCTCAAGCCTCCATCTGGACTTTGTGGAATCCTGGAGGCTTCCAGGAGTTAAGACTTGTAGAGTATCAGTTCTAATGTAG
- the Gatd1 gene encoding glutamine amidotransferase-like class 1 domain-containing protein 1 isoform X3, whose protein sequence is MASERLPNRPACLLVASGASEGVSAQSFFHCFTLASAAFNLQVATPGGKAMDFVDVTENNARWVQDFRLKAYASPAKLESIDGARYHALLIPSCPGALTDLASSGSLARILQHFRSESKPICAIGHGVAALCCATNEDRSWVFQGYSLTGPSVYELIRAPDFACLPLVVEDFVKDSGAGFSASEPDAVHVVLDRHLVTGQNTNSTVPAVQNLLFLCGSR, encoded by the exons ATGGCGTCGGAGCGGCTGCCCAACAGGCCTGCCTGTCTCCTGGTGGCCAGCGGCGCTTCCGAAG GTGTGTCAGCCCAGTCCTTCTTCCACTGCTTCACACTGGCCAGTGCTGCCTTCAACCTACAGGTGGCCACCCCTGGG GGAAAGGCCATGGACTTTGTGGACGTGACTGAGAACAATGCACGTTGGGTACAAGACTTCCGCCTCAAGGCTTATGCCAGCCCTGCTAAGCTTGAGTCCATAGATG GTGCCCGGTACCATGCTCTCCTGATTCCCAGCTGTCCTGGTGCCCTGACTGACCTTGCCAGCAGTGGGTCCCTGGCTCGGATACTGCAGCACTTCCGCTCAGAGAGCA AACCCATTTGTGCCATTGGCCATGGTGTTGCTGCCCTGTGCTGTGCTACCAATGAAGACAGGTCCTGGGTGTTCCAAGGCTACAGTCTGACAGGG CCTTCTGTGTACGAGCTCATCAGGGCACCTGACTTTGCCTGCCTGCCGCTGGTTGTTGAGGACTTTGTGAAGGACTCTGGTGCTGGCTTCAGTG CCAGTGAGCCGGATGCTGTGCATGTGGTGCTGGACCGCCACCTGGTCACTGGCCAGAATACAAACTCTACTGTTCCTGCTGTCCAGAACCTGCTCTTCCTCTGTGGCAGCCGGTGA
- the Taldo1 gene encoding transaldolase gives MSGSPVKRQRMESALDQLKQFTTVVADTGDFNAIDEYKPQDATTNPSLILAAAQMPAYQELVEEAIAYGKKLGGPQEEQIKNAIDKLFVLFGAEILKKIPGRVSTEVDARLSFDKDAMVARAKRLIELYKEAGISKDRILIKLSSTWEGIQAGKELEEQHGIHCNMTLLFSFAQAVACAEAGVTLISPFVGRILDWHVANTDKKSYEPQEDPGVKSVTKIYNYYKKFGYKTIVMGASFRNTGEIKALAGCDFLTISPKLLGELLKDNTKLAPVLSIKAAQTSDLEKIHLDEKAFRWLHNEDQMAVEKLSDGIRKFAADAIKLERMLTERMFSAENGK, from the exons ATGTCTGGGTCCCCTGTAAAACGCCAGAGGATGGAGTCCGCTCTGGACCAGCTCAAGCAGTTCACCACCGTGGTGGCCGACACGGGTGACTTCAATG CCATTGATGAGTACAAGCCCCAGGATGCCACCACCAACCCATCCTTGATCCTGGCTGCAGCCCAGATGCCTGCCTACCAAGAGCTGGTGGAAGAGGCCATTGCCTATGGCAAGAAGCTGGGTGG GCCACAAGAGGAACAGATTAAAAATGCTATTGATAAACTTTTTGTGCTGTTTGGAGCAGAAATACTAAAGAAGATTCCAGGCCGTGTGTCCACAGAAGTGGATGCAAG GCTTTCCTTTGATAAGGATGCAATGGTAGCCCGAGCCAAACGCCTCATTGAGCTTTACAAAGAAGCTGGGATCAGCAAGGACAGAATTCTCATCAAGTTGTCCTCAACCTGGGAAGGAATTCAAGCTGGAAA GGAGCTGGAGGAGCAGCATGGCATCCATTGCAACATGACGCTGCTTTTCTCCTTCGCCCAGGCTGTGGCCTGTGCTGAGGCGGGTGTGACGCTCATCTCTCCCTTTGTGGGGCGCATCCTTGACTGGCATGTGGCAAACACAGACAAGAAGTCCTATGAACCCCAGGAGGACCCTG GGGTAAAGAGTGTCACCAAAATCTACAACTACTACAAGAAGTTTGGCTATAAAACCATTGTCATGGGCGCCTCCTTCCGTAACACTGGTGAGATCAAAGCACTGGCAGGCTGCGATTTCCTCACCATCTCACCCAAGCTCCTGGGGGAGCTGCTCAAGGATAACACCAAGTTGGCACCTGTGCTTTCCATCAAAGCGG CCCAGACCAGTGACTTGGAGAAGATACATCTGGACGAGAAGGCCTTCCGTTGGCTGCACAATGAGGACCAAATGGCTGTGGAGAAGCTCTCCGATGGGATCCGAAAGTTTGCTGCTGATGCCATAAAGTTAGAACGGATGCTCACG GAACGAATGTTCAGCGCTGAGAATGGAAAGTAG
- the Gatd1 gene encoding glutamine amidotransferase-like class 1 domain-containing protein 1 isoform X5 gives MASERLPNRPACLLVASGASEGVSAQSFFHCFTLASAAFNLQVATPGGKAMDFVDVTENNARWVQDFRLKAYASPAKLESIDGARYHALLIPSCPGALTDLASSGSLARILQHFRSESKPICAIGHGVAALCCATNEDRSWVFQGYSLTGPSVYELIRAPDFACLPLVVEDFVKDSGAGFSASEPDAVHVVLDRHLVTGQNTNSTVPAVQNLLFLCGSRK, from the exons ATGGCGTCGGAGCGGCTGCCCAACAGGCCTGCCTGTCTCCTGGTGGCCAGCGGCGCTTCCGAAG GTGTGTCAGCCCAGTCCTTCTTCCACTGCTTCACACTGGCCAGTGCTGCCTTCAACCTACAGGTGGCCACCCCTGGG GGAAAGGCCATGGACTTTGTGGACGTGACTGAGAACAATGCACGTTGGGTACAAGACTTCCGCCTCAAGGCTTATGCCAGCCCTGCTAAGCTTGAGTCCATAGATG GTGCCCGGTACCATGCTCTCCTGATTCCCAGCTGTCCTGGTGCCCTGACTGACCTTGCCAGCAGTGGGTCCCTGGCTCGGATACTGCAGCACTTCCGCTCAGAGAGCA AACCCATTTGTGCCATTGGCCATGGTGTTGCTGCCCTGTGCTGTGCTACCAATGAAGACAGGTCCTGGGTGTTCCAAGGCTACAGTCTGACAGGG CCTTCTGTGTACGAGCTCATCAGGGCACCTGACTTTGCCTGCCTGCCGCTGGTTGTTGAGGACTTTGTGAAGGACTCTGGTGCTGGCTTCAGTG CCAGTGAGCCGGATGCTGTGCATGTGGTGCTGGACCGCCACCTGGTCACTGGCCAGAATACAAACTCTACTGTTCCTGCTGTCCAGAACCTGCTCTTCCTCTGTGGCAGCCG GAAGTAA